The following DNA comes from Brassica oleracea var. oleracea cultivar TO1000 chromosome C5, BOL, whole genome shotgun sequence.
TATTGTTTGCTGAGAGATGATGAATCCTTTCTTTGCTTTTTCGGTGAATCTTGCAAAGATATGTTCTATCCGGAGTGAAGGAGACGATTTAACTTGAGTTACTGTGGTGGAGTTTAAATGCAAGTGTAATGATGATTGTAGAAGGTTTAGTGTACTGCCGTTTAAATACAAATGTAATGATGATTGTAGGCGACGGTTGAATGAAAGAAGTTGGGGTCTAAACGAAGTGTCCCATCAAATCACCCATAAATTGAAGAGTTACAACTTGAAGTTGGGGTAATAAATCATTAAATTACAGGATTTTTCTCAAACTTAATAATACCATTTTCATTTATTATCAATACTGTTTGTAGCTATCAATTCTTGCACACTATAACAATATAATATCTAAATTTTGTTAAGTTTTACCTAATTCATATATTTAGACAATCTAAATTGTTAACGTTTTGCTTAGTTTCATAAATTTAGACAATTTAAATCAGTTAGTTTCACTTACTTATACAAAGTTATATTTCTTAATCAATTAAAAGTATAAAAAGTTCGAAATCCAAGAGATGCAACTGTTGCAGTGAGAAGTCATGTCTTTTGGAGGAGTCTTTCAAATCACCCTTAAATGAACACACTACTACTTGAAGTTGGGGTAATAAATCGTTAAATTACATGATTTTTCTAAAACAAAATATTACCATTTTTATTTATTATCTTGTATACTTCTAGTTGCTATCATTAAATAATATTCACAAAGTATAACAAAGTTTGGATATTGTTTGTTGCTATCATTTCTTGCAAAATATAATAATACAATATCTAAATTTCATTAAGTTTTACATAGTTTTGTATATTTAGACAGTCTAAATTGTTAAGTTTTGCTTAGTTTCATAAATTTAGACAATCTAAACCAGTTAGTTTCACTTACTTATATAAAGTTATATATCTTAATCAATTAAAGTCATACAAAGTTCTAAATCCAAGAGATGCGATTTTTGCAGTGAGAAGTTGTGTGTGAGAAGTCGTGTCTTCTCGATGAGTCCATCAAATCACCCTTAAAGAGCCATACTACTACTTGTTGTTGGGTGAGTGGATCACTAAATTTGAAGGGATTTTCACCTTATACAAATAACAAATAACTTAGGTGATTTCTCTCTCATAATAACTGTTTTCTTTTATCAGAGTTAGAACTTCTATTGTTTGGGTAATGTAGAGGTCATCTATTTGAGAGGTATATCTGAGTTCTTCATCCTCCATTTAGTTGATGAAAGAAGGGAAAAAATACATCTTGCTCGTGAGAGAGGATGCTTGTTGGCCAAATATGTAGATGGTATGATGAACTTAGCCTTTAGCGTTGATGATAGATGATTGGTTCACAACTACCCTACTTTTACTCGTCAACACGTTGATCAGATGTCTCAAATTATCAATAGTTGGGAGCTCACAGGCCATTAGAATTACGAAAAACCTGTGATGTTTCTATTTGTATTTGAAAGAATAGATCCTAAGTGTCATATGATTGCTGGTGCTCGAAACTAATATAACTAGTGTTTGTAGTCTCCCTAAATAGATCAAGATCACGGTGGAAATGTGGTCGTTGTTTCTGGCAATGTGCAGTTTGGAACTTATGCAATGACATACACTTGACTGCTCGTGCCTGGCCAATTAGAGATTAGTTGTGTGTTTATGACATATAAGTTTTATCTACTTTAACTAAATTTCTATAAATTACTTTTCACATTATGTAGTTTCTCTAGTTATATCTATAAACTAATATTTTTATTTGAAAAAATTGCCAAAATGGTATAAAAACCAGCATGGTTGTAGTATAATATCAACTTGAAGTTGTCCTAATAGTATAATTTTTTCCATAATTCCAAAACTAACTTTGATTAATCATATTAAACAATTCAACATAAAAATAAAAGTGTTAAAGGTTTAATTAAAAAAGATGTGTTGTCAAAAAAAAATTAAACATAATAATAGATTTCATATTAAACATAACAATTAAACATAATAATATATTTCATATTAAACAGTTAAATATAATAATAGAATGGTTAAAGGTTTAGTTAAAAATGTGTTGTAAAAAAAACAATTTAACATAATAATAGATTTCATATTAAAGATAACAATTAAACATAATTATAGATTTTATATTAAACAATTAAACATACTAATAGAATTGTTAAAGGTTTAATTTTTTTAAAAAGTGTTGTCAAAAAAAAAATTAAAGCTTGAAATGTCACGCTCCGATTGATAAAGCTTGTTGATATTGTCTTGTGATTGTTGATATGGAGTTTCTCTTCAGCCTCTCCGCCTCTCTGTTTCTCCGACATTGCTAGCACATAAGGCATGTTGTCGATACTTTCTCCTTCTTCTTTGCATTTGTCTCTATGTTTGAGTTCATCATTCGGGTTACTCTTCTTATGTTCGTTTCTTAGGATTTTAGCGTTGTTAACTGATTATATGAACCGATTTCGATTGTGAATTGTCTTACTTTGATTAACTGATTTATTTTGTGAATTGATTTTCTTTATCATGGGCTGAATTGATTTTGTTTCGGAACAGAAGGATAGTCTATGGGTTTATGTGTTTGGTTTGTCTAATTTTTCTCTTGTGTATGTCTTTGTTTCACTGTGAAGTTTGGTTATTTCGTTTGACATGAAATTTTTAATTGATTTTGTTAATGAACATGATGATAGTCTTTCAACTTGCGAATCTGGTTATTTTCTTGTGTTTGTCTCTTTTTCACTGTAAAGTTTGTTTTTTCTTCATTTGAATCAATATGTTCTGTAAAACTGAAGGAGTCGACCTTACCTGATTTTGTGAAACTGATTTCGTTTGTGAATTGTCTTAGTTTGCTTAACTAATTATATGAACTGATTATGTTTGTAAACTGATTTGGTTTGTTTCATAATTCGTTTGACTGAAATCATTTTTTGTCTTTTGTAGATATGGAGTTAGAGCTACCTAAGCGACTGTATGCAGAGGGTTTGGAACCTCAGGTCGAGAAGCCGCATGGAATTTATCAGGAACCTGCAATTGGATGCAGAGGGTTTTGATAATCTGGTTGTGAAAGTTATGCTTCATTGCACATATCTCGAAAGTCGCCTTCAACAAAGTTTTGCCCTCAAACAATTGTCCCTTCTTAACAACATGGAGTAGAGAATACTTTGACATGTTATGTTTGTTCTCTTTGGCAGAGATCATGGTATCAGCATCATAGGCATCCTCATCAACTTCGACTCCTTTCATCTTTTCATTCTTCTTCTCGCTTTGCCTCTCAGCAACCACAGGAGCTGATTTGTCCCCCTTGTCAAATGAGTTTCCCTCCTCTTCATCAGTACTTGAATCAGCTGGCGACTTGTTTAGATCAATGTATGCTTCATTTGGATTCTCAGCCTTGGCTCTAAATGTTACACACAATCGAGTAGAAGCACTCTTTTCATCAAAACCAATAAAATTCTGAAGTTGTCGATTGTTTGCAATGATCACAGGTGGGCATGTTGATATATTGATCAACTCAGTAGGCAGATAACTTAACTCTAAATTGGGTAAGCTATCTTCGTCCATATCAAAATCCTCCAAAACCATTTTTTTCAAATCTTCTAAGGTAGAACTTGATTCCAATAATAGTAGTCTACCCCTTTTATCATCAGCCGTAGAAACCAATCATGTGCTTGCACCAAATTTCCATACACCACATATTGTATAGATATGCATCATAAAACAAGGGTTTGTGAAAATCACAAGAAAAACTATGAATAAATCATAAGATTGATGAAGAAGAAGGGAAAATTCGATTTTTTTATATTTTGACATAGAAAATCGACCAGAACACGTTTTAGGAAGTTAGAATATTTTTAGAATATGTTTTTAACTGAAACTGCCTTAATTTCCGGAAAACATGTTTTTTATCCGTAGAAGACACCTTCTACACTTTGTAGAACCATGAACAAATAGTTCTATAGATTGATCGTCATCGATATTCCTATAAAATAATCGATCGACATCTTAGTGAACATTATTCAAACCCGATCTCTAAAGCTTGCTGGAAGGAAAATCGATCGACAATCCTATAGATTGATCGTATCGATTGATATTCCTATAAAATAATCGATCGACACTTTCTCAAGAATAACATGCGAAAGTTGTGTTCTTCAGATCTAGATATTAGATAATTTAAACATGCAAAAGTTGTTAAGATTATATTTATAAGTTTGAGTTCTAGGATCAACCCTTAGTATCTATAGATTAAGTTATGATAACTTTAATGAACCCCTAAGTCTAGCAAATCATCCTTCCATCACAAACAACTCATCAATTTACTGAACAACTACCTCGTTCAACTGCCTTGCTTTATTTATTGTTCTAATTACCTATTAGCCTAGCTTAATCATATAATTATTAGATCTTTTGTATGCCCTAGATCTATGTGGATATGATCCCTAAGTACTACACCTAACCTATTATTTGAGAAAGTAATTCACTCCTTATGGTAATTTGAGTGATATCAAATTTAGCGTTGTCATCGATCGATATCTCTCAGAATCGATCGACAGCAGCACCTCATACACAATCAACACAGACTTTTGTCATCGATCGATATCTCTCAAAATCCCTGAAAGGTCGAGTTGTCCTCAGGACATTGCAGACTCGACATAGAAGAGGACTGATGTATCAAGCTATCATCTTGCCCCAGATGTAGACAAAGAGATCACCATGAAATATTTCTTGGAGCTAGAAGAATTCTTGGAGCTAAAGGATGGTGAACAGCTTGGAGATTTGGATTCGAGTGAAGAAGTAACTATGGAAGACTTCTTGGAGCTAGAGGAATGGCTTGAGGATATGGATCAGAACTCGAAGCATAAGCTTGATGATGATCAACACACTTCGGGAAAAGGTCTGCAGACTTCGCCAAAGGCTGACATCAAACGACATAGACATGATAAGATCGATCGACACCCTCCCTACATCATCGTTCAACACCCACTGGATATCATCGATTGACACTCATGGTTGGACGAGATGCCACGATACATGATTGAGCCAGAACCTACTAAGGAGAGAATGCACAAGTCTGAGACCTCACCTATATGTGCTGAGGAAGCTGTTGGGATTAACAAAAGAGTGAAGAGGATACATGACCATGTGAAGATTGTTGTTCCTTGTGCTATCGCTGATATTGAGTTGCCTATTCCACCCGATAGAAGTATGCAGTTAGGTTCTTACAGTGGAGTATTTGATGATCCTCTACATGCAGAAGCTTCTCGGAGAAGGTTTATATTTAGAGGTGAAGTCAATACATGGCCCACATATGCAATATCGAACGACATCAGTAAATCGACATCGTTAGACACTCCCACTTCGTCATCGATCGACAGCCGTTACGTATCAGAGCATAACGAGTTTGAAGTGTGTCAAACTCTTTTTGAAGGAGGCACCACCACGCGATCAGACAATACTGCGGAAAAGAAGATGAGGAATTGGAAAAAGAGAAAAATGATCAAGAGTGGTCCTAAGTTATCATTGATTCCTCACTTCTCATATGGTGTCAGGAAATCTAGAGTACGCAGCAGATATTTTTTACAGCCATTTGCAAAGCTTAGATCATTCCTTATTGCTGAGATGATAGACAAATGAGAAGAGTCTATGGAGGAGACTTTCACAAAAAAATCATAAAGCTTTAGAGAGTAGACAATGAGACTTGGATTGGAGCAAGTTCTCAGCCTCATTCGGACTGAATCAGATTTCCAGAAGTCAAACTAATGACAAAAAATAAGCGTTGAGTGGGAGTTAACCCACTGTTAGGTTTGTTTTCAATTTGGTATCATAACTAAGCTAAAATACTGAAGATCCAATAGTGTAAGGGAATCACTATGAACCATCCTTGGCAGATTTGGCTTCAAATTCCAAGTAAGAGTTGTCTGAACCACTCCTCATGACATCGGGAACTAAGAGAATAAGTAGTAAACAATTACGAAAGTGGCATCTGTGCAAATATGCCCCATACCGAACTTGACTTATGGATAAGAAACTTGAATTAAAAAAATCGAACAAAACTTATTAAAATGAATAAGCTTCTTAATCAACTTGATTGCAAGTACAGGCAGGCACCTAATATACCTGAAAGAGCCGGGGTCGTGATTTCCAGTCATATGAGTAAGTTTAAGACTGGCTAATGGGGGAAACACATTTCCCTCTGATTTGTTAAATCCACACCACCAGGCATGGAAGACACATTTAGCTTCCCGGGAGCTTTATTCGTACTTACTCTTAGAGCATATCTCATGTTGTAGAACCAGTTCCAGATCTGTAACGAATACAAAACAACATCCCACTAAGAGGAAACTTCAAAAGCCTCTTTGTCTATAAAAACGTTGAATCATGAAAAAAGCAGTACCTGTTTGAATTGCACAACAATTTGTCCTTCCGCTCCACCGATTCACTCAGAAATCCAACAGTTGTAAACTACCTATTTGATTATAAACACGCAAAAGATCAATGATAAAGCTACAACGAACACCTGAGATCTTCAGAATATGTCGACTTGGCATTGCTATATTATGCTGTAACAATATTGCTTCCATCTCTGTTATCTTATAATTATAAACACAGAAGATTATTAACCAAAAGCAAAAAAGATAAAACCTTTTCTTCAAGACAGACATAACAGACAGAGATGAAAACACTTATCCTCTAAACAGTACATAGAAATATTTGTTGGATAACGGAAAATCTGAAAGTTGTGTAAATACTAAGGTATTGAATGTTTTAAGCGGTTTACGTTCCCGCTATGCAGGATCAAAAGATTGTTACTATTCATCTTGCTTTTCAATGTGTAAATATTGTTTATTAAGAAAAGAATAAATACATATTTTTTATTAAGAAAAAAAAATAAAAATGGAATAATAAGTGCGGTATAAGATTCATAGTGTTTAGAAGTGAAAACGCACTTGGAAAAACAATAAACCAAAATTGTGTGTTTTCTTTGACTATTCAAAAGATTTCTTTTTTTTTTATAATTTTTTGTTTCTTATGTTTATCGATTATAGCACAAATATATCGGATGTATAAACCTCAGAAACACAACACATTAAATTTAATATCATATTCAATACATATGCATATTTAACAAATATACTCTTACAATGAAAATATATTTTAATTAACTTGGTATTAAGTAATAAACATTATATACATTTATTTACTAGATTTTTATGATACTTTCACATATTAAATATTTTACTTAATTATACTCCTGTATAAATATATATATATATATATATATATATATAAAATACTATTCACAGGATACACCTTTTATGGATATTTTTTAATATTTTTGTAAATAATATTTTAATCAATGCAAATCTATAATATAAATACATATGGAAATACTAATAAAAATTATTTTATTTTTTGTAAAATATAAATATATTGTATGTATATCTACAACTATATTGTTTATTATACATATTATTTATCAATAATTTAACATTATACACACATAAAGCATATACAAATTTTTCAATTTCAGTTACATAATATCATGTGATCATTTTAATTATATTTAACTTAAGTAACTATATATCTAAAATACAGTTTCTATATATATTCAAAAGAATTCCCTGGAAAAATTTACTTTTTGGGTTTAACTTGAGTTTTTTCTTTTCAACTTTTGATGTTTCAACTGAAACCAGTCGGAACCTTATCTTTAAAAATGGTTTTTTATATATTTTTTGGAGCCTACCAATTATCCGAGTAAATAATATCTAGAAATAAAGAACCAAAACCAAACTAAACTGAAACCAAATAGATACCAAATTTTTATATTTCACTTTATATACTTATAAATATTAACTATGCTTAGTTTTTAAAATAATCAAATAATGTTAAAATAATATTATAAATCAAAATACCTAAAAAAAATTAGTAGAATACTTTATATCCCAAAAGATGTAAAATTATAAAAAATTATCCAAAATTTTTAATTAAAAATAAAAAAAAATCCAATATTTAATCTTGAAAACTCAAATTTTTTTACTTTTAACATGAATTAACTGAAAAACCGAAGCCGAATTGGAACCTAATGGGATCCAAGATTATATTAATATCACGTATTTTTAGTTTCTAAAATATAAATATATCATATGTATCATGCAGTTACACTATTCATGATATAATGTACCATTTATATTTTGTTTTCAACCGCTAGCTAATTTTAGATAAACCGAAGTTTGTATGCAGTATGCTTTTCTCTTAAACAAATCACAGTTAAACCATACCGTAATATGAATTCCATTTGATCCGCATTGCCAGGGGCGAAGCCAGGCTTTGTACTATGGGGGCCTTTGCACCAATAATATTTATATATAATTTACATTTGGTAATGGAAAACGTAAAGAATCTGATTAGTTAGATGAAAAATTAAAGTTGTGCACCCATAACAATCTGGGTTCGATCCTTAAGCTCAGTCTTTTTTGGTTCTATTATTATTAGTGCACCCAGTGGAAACATTGCCTAGATTCGCCCCTGCGCATTGCTCAACCCATTTTTACCATTCATAACCTAAATAGTGGTTTGGGTACATATTTAGATAATAAGTACACTATAATGTAATTATTGTTGTAAAACAAGAGAATAGAATCTATGTTTATGATATATAGAGAATTACACCGTCATAGAATAATAGAAAGACTAAAGAAAGGAAATACAAATATGGAAATAGTACAAATTATAATCTAATAAGGAAAAGGCAAGATGCCGATTCTCTCTCTCTCTCTCCTCACGGCCGACTCTCTCTCTCTAGCATTGGGCCGGTTATGAACCAGGCCGGTTATGGACATCCACAATATGATTTATAACACTCCCCCTTGGATGCCATAACCATACAGGGATTGTAATACGCTTTAGATGTTTCCTCATTAAAACCTTACCAGGAAAACCCAGTGGGACAAAACCATGGTGAAGGAAAAAGAGTACAACATGTATTACTCCCCCATGTTCTGAACAACTCGCGGTTGACCTCATGAACATCCAAGATCTCCAAATGGTTTGAAGATGTGGCCGCGATCGTCTGCTTCATGGAACGCCATGATATGGCCGTTCCACCATGTGTGAAAACATAGCCTGTCTGTGATCCGAAAAGATAACCTGCATCAGCAAAAATCAACTAAACCTTCTTTGTTTTGGTTAGTATAAAATAAATCCAAATCTTTTGTTCCTTGCAGGTAACGAAGAACATGTTTAATCCTGTTCCAGTGCCTCTTTGGGTTGGACAAGAGCTAAATCTAGACAATAGATTCACGACAAAACATATAAATGGTCGTGTGTGACTAGCCAGATACATCAAAGCTCCTATGGCACTGAGATATGGCACTTCGGGACCAAGGACATATTTATCGTCCATCTTAGGACGGAACGGTTCAGTGTCCAGCCGAGGGACCTCACGACCATGGGGCTAGATTATGGGTGAGAATCTTCCATGTTGAATCTCTTGAGTACTTTTCTGTACATGCCATTTGATGCACAAGGATTCCATCTCTTATGTACTCAAGCTGTAATCCCAAACAAAACTTTGTTTTTTTTTAAGATCTTTCATCTCGAATTCTTTCGTAAGATATTCAACTGTTTGGGAAATCTCTCCAGAGGTTCCTAGGATATTCAAATCATCAACATACACTGCTATGATTACAAAGCCCTGGCCGGATTTCTTTATAAGGATACAAGGGCTGATCGGATCATTCTTATATCCCTCTTTCACTTAGTCTATTGTACCACATTCGGCCTGATTGTTTCAATCCATAAAGTGATTTATTCAACTTTATACAATGTTGTTCTCGAGTACTCGATTTGTTTTTCAACACTATACCCTCTAGTACTTTCATATAAATCGCATTATCCAGTGGCCCATATAAGTATGCAGTTACAACATCCATTAACCGCAAGTCTAATTTCTCTCTTATAGCCAGACTTATCAGGAATCTAAAAGTAGTAGCATCCACCACAGGGGAGTATGTCTCCTCATAATCGATTTCTGGTCTCTGTGAGAATCCTTGTGCCACAAGCTGTGCTTTATATCTCACGACCTTGCCGTGTTCATTTCTTTTCCTCACAAAGATCCACTTATAGCCGACTGGTTTAACATCATATGGTGTCCGGACTATTGGTCCAAAGACATCTCTCTTCTTTAAAGAGTTTAACTCCACATTTATAGCTTCTTTCCATTTGATCCAATCTGATCGTTGAGTGCACTCATAAATAGACGTGGGTTCATGATCCTCATTCAAATCAATAAGTTTTCTATTTCAATTCAAGCATTCGGTTTTAATCAATCAAACAAGATAGTATTAGATTTTAATTTCAAGACATTAGGGTTTCGATCAAACAATCAATACGACTTCAATTTGAAAATCATTCAATCGGTTTATCAATTTGAACAACCAAATTCAAGAATGAGATTCTCAATCCTAGCAATCGATTTCTATGTGATCAAATTCAATACGGTTTTAATTAATCAAGGCTAGCATACTATATCCAAACATACAATCATTCAAACAATCAATTTCGATTCAAAGCATTAGATTAGGGTTTCGATTTTAATTCATTCAATCAATCAATTTGATTTCGAATGTGCGAGCTGAAGTTGAACAAGCCGAGATCGTCTGAGCTAGGATCAGGAACGCCTTGAGCTGAAGCTGATCGGGAACAGATTGCAAAAAAGGATCGGATGTAAGGTTTCGCGATCGGGATTAGGATGGTTCGCCGGTAAGGATGTTCGCCGATTAGGGTTAGGGTTTTAGGTGGTTTGTTTTAGCTTAGGGATTTAGATTCTATCGTGCTGATAACGTGTTGTAAAACAAGAGAATATAATCTATGTTTCTGTATTATTTATAAACATAAGGAGCTCTTTATATGGAATTACACAATCATAGAATAATGAAAATACTAAAGAAAGAAAATACAAATATGAAAAGAGTACAAATCATAATCTAATAAGGAAAATGCAAGATGTTGATTCTCTCTCTCTCCTCACAGTCGACTATCTCTCTCTCTAGCATTGAGTCGGTTATGGACATCCACAATATGATTTATAACAATTATCGTTTAATTAAAATTGAAAAAAGTATCTCGCTCTCTTCCCTTTAGAGAGAGAATAAAAGTTGAAATCGGAAGTTGGGGGACTCGATTAAAGCCCAATTGTATAGGTTTTAGACAAACGAGGATTAGGTTTTGTCGATAGAATGAGTCTTGTTAAAAAAAAAAAGAAAAAAAAATTGACGGTGGTTTTCATAACAAAACAAAAATAAAAAAGGAAAAAAGAAAATCGATGGTTTGCTATATAAATTATAGATTTGGGAGTGGAAGAACATGATGGCGTCGATGGAGATTTATCAGAGAATCGTCAGAGAAACCAAACGGAGAAGAAAAGGAAGAAGAGAGTGGAAGATTGAGATCCCCAATGATGTCATGGAAGAAATCGTGATGAAGCTTCCGGTGAGATCGATTATGAGGTTCCAAGCGGTTTCAAAGCATTGGGAATCGGTGATTAAGACAAGAGATTTTGGGGCAAGACACATGGCTCATCAGAGAAACAAAGATCCTAAACTCATGTTTGTTTCTTATGGTTTTGATCATATCCGTTTTGAGCAAAGGGACTTGGAGACGACTTCTCTTGAAGAGAGACTCTGTTTTGAAATTGAAGAGATTAATGGTCCTATCGAGATCTCCGAATGCTGCGATGGCCTTGTCTGCTTCTACTGCTTGACTCAAGCAGTGAGAGTGATAAATACGGCCACAGAAACGTTGTTGCCACCACTCCCCTTAGCAAATTTTCAGCGTCTTCATAAAGNNNNNNNNNNNNNNNNNNNNNNNNNNNNNNNNNNNNNNNNNNNNNNNNNNNNNNNNNNNNNNNNNNNNNNNNNNNNNNNNNNNNNNNNNNNNNNNNNNNNNNNNNNNNNNNNNNNNNNNNNNNNNNNNNNNNNNNNNNNNNNNNNNNNNNNNNNNNNNNNNNNNNNNNNNNNNNNNNNNNNNNNNNNNNNNNNNNNNNNNNNNNNNNNNNNNNNNNNNNNNNNNNNNNNNNNNNNNNNNNNNNNNNNNNNNNNNNNNNNNNNNNNNNNNNNNNNNNNNNNNNNNNNNNNNNNNNNNNNNNNNNNNNNNNNNNNNNNNNNNNNNNNNNNNNNNNNNNNNNNNNNNNNNNNNNNNNNNNNNNNNNNNNNNNNNNNNNNNNNNNNNNNNNNNNNNNNNNNNNNNNNNNNNNNNNNNNNNNNNNNNNNNNNNNNNNNNNNNNNNNNNNNNNNNNNNNNNNNNNNNNNNNNNNNNNNNNNNNNNNNNNNNNNNNNNNNNNNNNNNNNNNNNNNNNNNNNNNNNNNNNNNNNNNNNNNNNNNNNNNNNNNNNNNNNNNNNNNNNNNNNNNNNNNNNNNNNNNNNNNNNNNNNNNNNNNNNNNNNNNNNNNNNNNNNNNNNNNNNNNNNNNNNNNNNNNNNNNNNNNNNNNNNNNNNNNNNNNNNNNNNNNNNNNNNNNNNNNNNNNNNNNNNNNNNNNNNNNNNNNNNNNNNNNNNNNNNNNNNNNNNNNNNNNNNNNNNNNNNNNNNNNNNNNNNNNNNNNNNNNNNNNNNNNNNNNNNNNNNNNNNNNNNNNNNNNNNNNNNNNNNNNNNNNNNNNNNNNNNNNNNNNNNNNNNNNNNNNNNNNNNNNNNNNNNNNNNNNNNNNNNNNNNNNNNNNNNNNNN
Coding sequences within:
- the LOC106292180 gene encoding putative F-box protein At2g02030, coding for MASMEIYQRIVRETKRRRKGRREWKIEIPNDVMEEIVMKLPVRSIMRFQAVSKHWESVIKTRDFGARHMAHQRNKDPKLMFVSYGFDHIRFEQRDLETTSLEERLCFEIEEINGPIEISECCDGLVCFYCLTQAVRVINTATETLLPPLPLANFQRVKRLRDVLSLAVEN